In one window of Rhizobium sp. ACO-34A DNA:
- a CDS encoding peptide chain release factor 2, producing MNNKAEDPNLWNDAQEAQKLMRERQQLDESIAGVKRLEQQMKDNIELIEMGEEEGDESIVKEAEESLKALKAESGRLQVEAMLSGEADGNDTYLEVHSGAGGTESQDWANMLLRMYIRWAEKQGFKVEVLEVHDGEEAGIKSATVLIKGHNAYGWTKTESGVHRLVRISPYDSNARRHTSFSSVWVYPVVDDSINIEINESDCRIDTYRSSGAGGQHVNTTDSAVRITHIPTGIVVACQQERSQHKNRAKAWEMLRARMYEAELMKREAAANAEAASKTDIGWGHQIRSYVLQPYQLVKDLRTGVESTDPDTVLNGDLNEFMEAALAHRISGKADAVADID from the coding sequence TTGAACAACAAGGCAGAGGATCCGAACCTCTGGAACGACGCGCAGGAAGCACAGAAGCTAATGCGCGAGCGCCAGCAGCTCGATGAGAGCATCGCGGGCGTCAAGCGTCTCGAACAGCAGATGAAAGACAACATCGAGCTGATCGAGATGGGCGAGGAAGAAGGTGACGAGTCGATCGTCAAGGAGGCGGAGGAGTCTCTGAAGGCGCTGAAGGCCGAATCCGGCCGTCTTCAGGTCGAGGCCATGCTTTCCGGTGAAGCCGACGGCAACGACACCTATCTGGAAGTGCATTCCGGCGCGGGTGGTACCGAGTCCCAGGACTGGGCCAACATGCTGCTGCGCATGTATATCCGCTGGGCAGAAAAGCAGGGCTTCAAGGTCGAGGTGCTGGAAGTGCATGACGGCGAAGAAGCCGGCATCAAGTCCGCCACGGTGCTCATCAAGGGCCACAATGCCTATGGCTGGACGAAGACTGAATCCGGTGTTCACCGCCTCGTGCGCATTTCGCCCTATGACTCGAACGCGCGCCGGCACACGTCCTTCTCGTCGGTCTGGGTCTATCCGGTCGTCGATGACTCGATCAACATCGAGATCAACGAAAGCGACTGCCGCATTGATACCTATCGCTCGTCGGGCGCAGGTGGTCAGCACGTTAACACGACCGACTCGGCTGTGCGTATCACGCACATTCCGACCGGCATCGTGGTTGCCTGCCAGCAGGAGCGCTCGCAGCACAAGAACCGCGCCAAGGCGTGGGAAATGCTGCGTGCCCGCATGTACGAGGCCGAATTGATGAAGCGGGAAGCGGCAGCCAATGCCGAAGCCGCCTCCAAGACGGATATCGGCTGGGGTCACCAGATCCGCTCCTACGTCCTGCAGCCCTACCAGCTGGTGAAGGATCTGCGGACCGGCGTCGAAAGCACCGATCCGGATACCGTATTGAACGGTGACCTGAACGAGTTCATGGAAGCGGCACTTGCCCACCGCATCAGCGGCAAGGCGGATGCCGTCGCCGACATCGATTGA
- a CDS encoding TetR family transcriptional regulator: MDQTHQAPNLPQSNDTGNRTKRGAIIDAAAAIFSESGYSGASIDAIAVRANVSRQTVYNQIGDKEKVFRAVVAEITQRSSAGFFSVLETFPDAPKDLEADLRAFAARLLKVAVCEPSGRWLLRLLSLEGARHPELFTTWREYGPGRKHPAMAARFAQLALGGYLDIEDPSLAARQFMALVMSDVRNDLQLGIPIPESELEGLAKNAVHTFLKAFGKR; this comes from the coding sequence ATGGATCAGACACATCAGGCCCCGAATCTCCCGCAAAGCAACGACACTGGCAATCGCACCAAACGCGGTGCCATCATCGATGCCGCTGCGGCCATTTTTTCCGAAAGCGGTTATTCCGGCGCCAGCATCGACGCGATCGCTGTCAGGGCGAATGTTTCGCGCCAGACGGTCTACAACCAGATCGGCGACAAGGAGAAAGTGTTCCGGGCGGTCGTGGCGGAAATCACCCAGCGTTCCAGTGCTGGGTTTTTCTCGGTGCTGGAGACTTTTCCGGATGCGCCAAAAGACCTTGAGGCCGATCTTCGCGCCTTTGCCGCCCGTCTCCTGAAGGTGGCCGTGTGCGAGCCGAGCGGCCGCTGGCTTCTGCGTCTGCTGTCGCTCGAAGGCGCGCGCCATCCCGAGCTGTTTACGACGTGGCGGGAATATGGGCCCGGTCGCAAGCATCCCGCCATGGCGGCCCGCTTTGCGCAACTCGCCCTTGGCGGCTACCTCGATATCGAGGACCCGTCGCTGGCGGCTCGCCAGTTCATGGCCCTGGTGATGTCGGATGTGCGAAACGACCTGCAGCTCGGCATCCCGATCCCGGAAAGCGAACTTGAGGGATTGGCGAAGAACGCCGTTCACACCTTCCTGAAGGCGTTCGGCAAGCGCTGA
- a CDS encoding Bcr/CflA family drug resistance efflux transporter: MLQKSPPLSRSPASLPIVLGLLTAIGLFAIDMYLPSLPEIGAGLNADSGAVQASLISFFVAMGLSQLVYGPVSDMVGRKKPLFFGLALFAIGAVGCALSPSVEWLIAFRALQGVGACAGTVLCRAIVRDLFTGIAAAHLMSRLMLVFSVSPILAPLVGSMITAFGSWRVIFWVMVATAALGVILAATLLPETRSPEARSESSVGSALASYGTLLRDPHYLGLVLIASFGMSSYMIYVANSSFVLIEHYGLTPGYYSVLFSLNAISFIGASQMNGRLSRRFGLQRLIRFAVCGFAAAATTLFLLFEFGLGSLPLMAALLFVAYGFLGMVIPTSAVLALEAHGRIAGTASALMGTLQFVTASSVIGIASLFFNGTALPMVATIAACSLMVLLLATMTLRSPTAEPRTAEPAEKRS; the protein is encoded by the coding sequence ATGCTGCAAAAATCTCCTCCTCTCTCCAGGAGCCCGGCTTCGCTTCCGATCGTTCTCGGTCTGCTGACGGCAATCGGGCTCTTCGCAATCGACATGTACCTGCCATCCCTGCCGGAAATCGGTGCGGGATTGAACGCCGACAGCGGTGCCGTGCAAGCCAGCCTCATTTCCTTCTTCGTCGCGATGGGGTTGTCTCAGCTTGTCTATGGCCCCGTCTCCGACATGGTCGGGCGAAAGAAGCCGCTGTTCTTCGGCCTTGCCCTTTTCGCCATCGGAGCCGTCGGCTGTGCGCTGTCGCCATCTGTCGAATGGCTGATCGCCTTTCGGGCGCTGCAGGGCGTCGGCGCCTGCGCCGGCACTGTGCTCTGTCGGGCAATTGTCCGCGATCTCTTCACTGGCATCGCCGCCGCGCACCTGATGTCGCGTCTGATGCTGGTCTTCAGCGTATCGCCCATCCTTGCTCCGCTTGTCGGCAGCATGATTACGGCATTCGGAAGCTGGCGCGTAATCTTCTGGGTCATGGTCGCGACCGCAGCACTCGGTGTCATTCTCGCCGCCACGCTGCTTCCGGAAACGCGCTCACCGGAAGCCCGCAGCGAAAGCAGCGTCGGCAGCGCCCTTGCCTCCTACGGCACGCTGTTGCGCGATCCTCATTATCTCGGTCTGGTGCTGATCGCCTCGTTCGGCATGTCGAGCTACATGATCTATGTGGCCAATTCGTCCTTCGTCCTGATCGAGCACTATGGCCTGACGCCGGGATATTACAGCGTGCTGTTCTCGCTGAATGCCATTTCCTTTATCGGCGCCTCGCAGATGAATGGCCGGCTATCCCGCCGCTTCGGTTTGCAACGGCTGATTCGCTTTGCCGTCTGCGGCTTCGCCGCCGCGGCAACGACACTCTTCCTCCTGTTTGAATTCGGTCTCGGCAGCCTGCCGCTCATGGCGGCCCTGCTGTTTGTCGCTTACGGCTTCCTCGGCATGGTTATTCCAACCTCGGCCGTCCTTGCGCTCGAGGCCCACGGCCGGATCGCGGGTACGGCGTCGGCACTGATGGGCACGCTGCAATTCGTCACCGCCTCCAGCGTGATCGGCATTGCCAGCCTGTTCTTCAACGGTACGGCCTTGCCGATGGTCGCGACGATTGCCGCTTGCTCGCTGATGGTGCTGTTGCTCGCAACGATGACGCTCCGCTCGCCGACCGCCGAACCTCGCACGGCCGAGCCGGCGGAAAAGCGGTCCTGA
- a CDS encoding NAD kinase yields the protein MSRSFRSLSFLASNTEEAQASRKELIRLYGDVAPTDADVIVALGGDGFMLQTLHETMNSGKLVYGMNRGSVGFLMNDYSTENLTDRIAAAVENDFHPLKMTTTNADGTTSIALALNEVSLLRQSYQAAKLKVIIDGQVRLEELICDGVMVATPAGSTAYNLSAHGPILPLEAPLLALTPVSPYRPRRWRGALLPNKVNVDIIVLEVEKRPVNAVADHTEVKSVVRVQIAQSEDTTASILSDPDRSWSDRILAEQFSN from the coding sequence ATGTCTCGTTCGTTCCGGTCGCTTTCCTTCCTCGCCTCCAATACTGAAGAGGCACAGGCCTCCCGCAAGGAGTTGATTCGCCTTTATGGCGATGTCGCACCGACCGACGCCGATGTCATCGTGGCGCTGGGCGGTGACGGCTTCATGCTGCAGACGCTGCACGAGACCATGAATTCCGGCAAGCTGGTCTATGGTATGAACCGCGGCTCGGTCGGCTTCCTGATGAATGACTATTCGACCGAGAATCTGACGGACCGGATCGCCGCCGCCGTCGAGAATGATTTCCATCCGCTCAAGATGACGACGACCAATGCCGACGGTACTACTTCTATCGCGCTCGCCTTGAATGAAGTGTCGCTGCTGCGCCAATCCTATCAGGCGGCGAAGCTCAAGGTGATCATCGACGGTCAGGTGCGGCTGGAAGAACTGATCTGCGATGGCGTTATGGTGGCCACCCCCGCTGGCTCCACCGCCTACAATCTGTCCGCCCACGGCCCCATTCTGCCGTTGGAAGCGCCGCTTCTGGCGCTCACCCCGGTCAGCCCCTACAGACCCCGCCGCTGGCGCGGCGCACTTCTACCGAACAAGGTCAACGTCGACATAATCGTGCTGGAGGTCGAGAAGCGGCCGGTAAACGCCGTCGCCGATCATACGGAGGTGAAGTCCGTCGTCCGCGTGCAGATCGCGCAGTCGGAGGATACCACCGCCAGCATCCTGTCCGATCCGGACAGATCCTGGTCCGACCGAATCCTCGCCGAACAGTTTTCGAACTGA